A portion of the Thermus thermamylovorans genome contains these proteins:
- the trpA gene encoding tryptophan synthase subunit alpha, whose translation MTTREAFLRARAEGRAALIPYLTAGFPSREGFLEAVREVLPLADLLEIGLPYSDPLGDGPVIQRASEVALKKGMSVQGVLELVREVRALTPKPLFLMTYLNPVLAWGPERFFSLFQQAGATGLILPDLPPDEDPALVRLAQEIGLETVFLLAPTSTERRVETVVRHATGFVYAVSVTGVTGERERLPEEVRDLVRRIRAKTPLPVAVGFGVSGRETAAQAAVADGVVVGSALIRALEAGRPLAPILEEVRQGLFQKEPA comes from the coding sequence GTGACCACCCGCGAGGCCTTCCTCCGGGCCAGGGCCGAAGGCCGGGCCGCCCTCATCCCCTACCTCACCGCGGGCTTCCCCAGCCGCGAAGGCTTCCTGGAGGCGGTCAGGGAGGTCCTGCCTTTGGCCGACCTTCTGGAGATCGGCCTGCCCTACTCCGACCCCCTGGGGGATGGCCCCGTGATCCAGCGGGCCAGCGAGGTGGCCCTCAAGAAGGGCATGAGCGTCCAGGGGGTTTTGGAGCTGGTGCGGGAGGTGCGCGCCCTCACCCCTAAGCCCCTCTTCCTCATGACCTACCTGAACCCGGTCCTGGCCTGGGGTCCTGAGCGCTTTTTCAGCCTCTTCCAGCAGGCGGGGGCCACGGGCCTGATCCTCCCCGACCTCCCCCCGGACGAGGACCCGGCCCTGGTGCGCCTGGCCCAGGAGATCGGCCTGGAGACGGTCTTCCTCCTGGCGCCCACCTCCACGGAAAGGCGCGTGGAGACCGTGGTCCGCCACGCCACGGGCTTCGTCTACGCGGTCTCCGTGACCGGGGTGACGGGGGAGCGGGAGCGCCTGCCCGAGGAGGTGCGGGACCTGGTGCGGCGGATCCGGGCCAAGACTCCCCTTCCCGTGGCGGTGGGGTTCGGGGTTTCGGGGCGGGAGACCGCTGCCCAGGCGGCGGTGGCCGACGGGGTGGTGGTGGGGAGCGCCCTCATTCGGGCCCTCGAGGCGGGCCGCCCCTTGGCGCCGATCCTGGAGGAGGTCCGGCAGGGGCTCTTCCAGAAGGAGCCGGCCTGA
- a CDS encoding CofH family radical SAM protein, with protein sequence MGPMDVLEKAVAGERLSEAEVVALFHLPLPELAAAAHEVRLQKTDPEVVTFLIDRNINYTNVCTVACAFCAFYRTRRQKDAYTLTYEAIAQKVEELYRVGGRRILMQGGVNPELPLEWYLDLLRYLKGRFPDLRIDAFSPEEILGLERLTGLRAEEVLERLKEAGLDGMPGAGAEILVDEVRLGAAPARIRTADWYRIVDAAQSLGLYTLASMVIGFGEGPRERTAHLLGLRAQQDRALERYGNGFAAFALWTLQVEHTRLKGKAPGATAHEYLRTLSVARLALDNLAHLQASWPTLGFKVAQAALYYGADDFGSTMLEENVVSAAGGHGRTHATVRQIVRHIVDAGFRPAERDPLYRILRYPDPEAILAEKEPVELPLA encoded by the coding sequence ATGGGGCCCATGGACGTCCTGGAGAAGGCGGTGGCGGGGGAGCGGCTTTCCGAGGCGGAGGTGGTGGCCCTCTTCCACCTCCCCCTCCCCGAGCTGGCCGCCGCCGCCCACGAGGTGCGTCTACAAAAGACGGACCCCGAGGTGGTGACCTTCCTCATCGACCGGAACATCAACTATACCAACGTCTGCACCGTGGCCTGCGCCTTCTGCGCCTTCTACCGCACCAGGCGGCAGAAGGACGCCTACACCCTCACCTACGAGGCCATCGCCCAGAAGGTGGAGGAGCTCTACCGGGTGGGGGGGAGGCGCATCCTCATGCAAGGGGGGGTGAACCCGGAGCTTCCTCTGGAATGGTACCTGGACCTCCTGCGCTACCTGAAGGGCCGTTTCCCCGACCTGCGCATCGACGCTTTCAGCCCCGAGGAGATCCTGGGCCTGGAACGGCTCACCGGCCTCCGGGCGGAGGAGGTCCTGGAGAGGCTCAAGGAGGCGGGCCTGGACGGGATGCCGGGAGCGGGGGCGGAGATCCTGGTGGACGAGGTGCGGCTAGGGGCGGCCCCGGCCCGCATAAGGACGGCGGACTGGTACCGCATCGTGGACGCCGCCCAGTCCTTGGGGCTTTACACCCTGGCCAGCATGGTGATCGGCTTCGGGGAAGGCCCCAGGGAGCGCACAGCCCACCTCCTGGGCCTCCGCGCCCAGCAGGACCGGGCCCTCGAGCGCTACGGCAACGGCTTTGCCGCCTTTGCCCTTTGGACCTTGCAGGTGGAGCACACCCGCCTGAAGGGGAAGGCCCCGGGGGCCACGGCCCACGAGTACCTGAGGACCTTAAGCGTGGCCCGGCTCGCCCTGGACAACCTTGCCCACCTGCAGGCCTCCTGGCCCACCCTGGGGTTCAAGGTGGCCCAGGCCGCCCTCTACTACGGGGCCGACGACTTCGGCAGCACCATGCTGGAGGAGAACGTGGTCTCGGCGGCAGGGGGGCATGGGCGCACCCACGCCACGGTGCGCCAGATCGTGCGCCACATCGTGGACGCAGGCTTCCGCCCCGCGGAGCGGGACCCCCTCTACCGCATCCTGCGCTACCCGGACCCCGAGGCCATCCTGGCCGAGAAGGAGCCGGTGGAACTCCCCCTGGCCTAA
- a CDS encoding adenosine-specific kinase: MELKLIPIEKPANLNVILGQAHFIKTVEDLHEALVTAVPGIRFGLAFSEASGKRLIRRSGTDPELTELAVKNLLSLAAGHTFLIVLGEGFYPINVLHAVKACPEVVRIFAATANPLQVVVAEEGEQRAILGVMDGYGPLGVEDEAEVAWRKDLLRRFGYKL, translated from the coding sequence ATGGAGCTGAAGCTGATCCCCATCGAGAAACCGGCAAACCTGAACGTCATCCTGGGCCAGGCCCACTTCATCAAGACGGTGGAGGACCTGCACGAGGCCCTGGTCACCGCGGTGCCGGGCATCCGGTTCGGCCTCGCCTTCTCCGAGGCCAGCGGTAAGCGCCTCATCCGCCGCTCGGGCACCGACCCCGAGCTCACCGAGCTGGCGGTGAAGAACCTCCTGAGCCTGGCGGCAGGGCACACCTTCCTCATCGTCTTGGGGGAGGGCTTCTACCCTATCAACGTCCTACACGCGGTGAAGGCTTGCCCCGAGGTGGTCAGGATCTTCGCCGCCACCGCCAACCCCCTCCAGGTGGTGGTGGCGGAGGAGGGGGAGCAGAGGGCCATCCTGGGGGTCATGGACGGCTACGGGCCCCTGGGGGTGGAGGACGAGGCCGAGGTGGCCTGGCGCAAAGACCTTCTCCGCCGTTTCGGCTACAAACTTTAG
- the bcp gene encoding thioredoxin-dependent thiol peroxidase: MEPGTAAPDFALPDQEGRTHRLSDYRGRWVVLYFYPKDDTPGCTKEACGFRDRMGDLVALGAVVLGVSADDVESHRRFAEKYGLNFPLLSDPGRQAILAYGAWGKKNLYGKEYEGVLRQTFLIDPEGRIAKVWRKVSPEGHAEEVAEALRALKGS, from the coding sequence ATGGAGCCTGGAACTGCTGCACCCGACTTTGCCCTACCCGACCAGGAGGGGCGGACTCACCGGCTTTCCGATTACCGGGGGAGATGGGTGGTCCTCTACTTCTACCCCAAGGACGACACCCCGGGGTGCACCAAGGAGGCCTGCGGCTTCCGCGACCGCATGGGGGACCTGGTGGCCCTGGGGGCGGTGGTCCTGGGGGTTTCCGCGGACGACGTGGAGAGCCACCGGCGCTTCGCGGAGAAGTACGGCCTGAACTTCCCCCTCCTCTCCGACCCCGGGCGCCAGGCCATCCTGGCCTACGGGGCCTGGGGCAAGAAGAACCTCTACGGCAAGGAGTACGAGGGGGTTCTGCGCCAGACCTTCCTCATCGACCCCGAGGGGCGCATCGCCAAGGTGTGGCGGAAGGTCTCCCCCGAGGGCCACGCGGAGGAGGTGGCCGAGGCCCTCCGGGCCCTTAAGGGGTCGTGA
- the rpiA gene encoding ribose-5-phosphate isomerase RpiA — protein MERPLESYKKEAAHAAVAYVQDGMLVGLGTGSTARYAVLELARRLREGELRGVRGVPTSRATEALALKEGIPLVDLPPEGVDLAIDGADEIAPDLSLVKGRGGALLREKIVESSAREFLVVADHTKKVPVLGRGAVPVEVVPFGYRATLRAIAALGGEPELRMDGDEVYFTDGGHLIADCRFGPIGDPMGLHRALLEIPGVVETGLFVGLATRALVAGPLGVEELLP, from the coding sequence ATGGAGAGGCCCCTGGAGAGCTACAAGAAGGAGGCGGCCCACGCCGCGGTGGCCTACGTGCAGGATGGGATGCTGGTGGGCCTGGGCACCGGCTCCACCGCCCGCTACGCGGTGCTGGAGCTCGCCCGCCGCCTGCGGGAGGGGGAGCTAAGGGGGGTGCGGGGGGTGCCCACCTCCAGGGCCACGGAGGCCCTGGCCCTCAAGGAGGGCATCCCCCTCGTGGACCTCCCCCCGGAAGGGGTGGACCTGGCCATCGACGGGGCGGACGAGATCGCCCCGGACCTCTCCCTGGTGAAGGGGAGGGGCGGGGCCCTCCTGCGGGAGAAGATCGTGGAGAGTTCCGCCAGGGAGTTCCTCGTGGTCGCCGACCACACCAAGAAGGTGCCGGTTTTGGGGCGGGGGGCGGTGCCGGTGGAGGTGGTGCCCTTCGGCTACCGGGCCACCCTCCGGGCCATCGCTGCCCTGGGGGGAGAGCCCGAGCTCCGCATGGACGGGGACGAGGTCTACTTCACCGACGGCGGCCACCTCATCGCCGACTGCCGCTTCGGGCCCATCGGGGACCCAATGGGCCTTCACCGGGCCCTTCTGGAGATCCCCGGGGTGGTGGAAACGGGGCTCTTTGTGGGCCTGGCCACCCGGGCCCTGGTGGCGGGGCCTTTGGGGGTGGAGGAGCTCCTGCCCTAG
- the metG gene encoding methionine--tRNA ligase: protein MEKVFYITTPIYYVNAEPHLGHAYSTVVADFLARWHRLDGYRTFFLTGTDEHGETVYRAALGAGEDPKAFVDRVSERFRRAWDLLGIAYDGFIRTTEERHRRVVQGVLQKVYEAGDIYYGEYEGLYCVSCERFYTEKELSEGLCPLHGRPVERRKEGNYFFRMERYREWLIDYLQTHPDLIRPEGYRNEVLAMLAEPIGDLSISRPKARVPWGIPLPWDEGHVTYVWFDALLNYVSALGYPDGEGYRIFWPHAWHLIGKDILKPHAVFWPTMLKAAGIPMYRHLGVGGFLLGPDGRKMSKTLGNVVDPFALAERYGKDAVRYYLLREIPYGQDTPVSEEALRTRYEADLADDLGNLVQRTRAMLLRYAEGRVPEPVAGEEVEEGTRLAERLRLLVRELKFHVALEEAMAYVKGLNRYINERRPWELYRKDPGEARAVLYRVVEGLRIASILLTPAMPDKIAELRRALGLKEEVRLEEAERWGLAEPLPIPEEAPVLFPKEAAPQRAGPGGSAEVKGPQGGRIGLEDFAKVELRVAEVVAAERHPNADRLLVLRLSLGNEERTVVAGIARWYRPEELVGKKVVLVANLKPARLRGVESQGMILAAQEGDRLALATVEGDIPPGAVVR from the coding sequence GTGGAAAAGGTCTTTTACATCACCACCCCCATCTACTACGTGAACGCCGAGCCCCACCTGGGCCACGCCTACTCCACGGTGGTGGCGGACTTCCTGGCCCGGTGGCACCGCCTGGACGGCTACCGGACCTTCTTCCTCACGGGTACCGACGAGCACGGGGAGACGGTCTACCGGGCCGCTCTGGGGGCGGGGGAGGACCCCAAGGCCTTCGTGGACCGGGTTTCTGAGCGCTTCCGGCGGGCCTGGGACCTCCTGGGCATCGCCTACGATGGCTTCATCCGCACCACGGAGGAAAGGCACCGGCGGGTGGTGCAAGGGGTACTCCAGAAGGTCTACGAGGCGGGGGACATCTACTACGGGGAGTACGAGGGGCTTTACTGCGTCTCCTGCGAGCGCTTTTACACGGAGAAGGAGCTTTCCGAGGGCCTTTGCCCCCTACATGGGCGGCCCGTGGAGAGGCGCAAAGAGGGCAACTACTTCTTCCGCATGGAGCGGTACCGGGAGTGGCTCATCGACTACCTGCAGACCCATCCCGACCTCATCCGCCCCGAGGGGTACCGCAACGAGGTGCTCGCCATGCTCGCCGAGCCCATCGGGGACCTCTCCATCTCCCGGCCCAAGGCCCGGGTCCCCTGGGGCATCCCCCTGCCGTGGGATGAGGGGCACGTGACCTACGTGTGGTTCGACGCCCTCCTCAACTACGTCTCCGCCCTGGGCTACCCCGACGGGGAAGGCTACCGGATCTTCTGGCCCCACGCCTGGCACCTCATCGGCAAGGACATCCTGAAGCCCCACGCGGTCTTCTGGCCCACCATGCTGAAGGCGGCGGGCATCCCCATGTACCGGCACCTGGGGGTGGGGGGGTTCCTCCTGGGCCCGGACGGGCGCAAGATGAGCAAGACCCTGGGGAACGTGGTGGACCCCTTCGCCCTGGCGGAGCGGTACGGGAAGGACGCGGTGCGCTACTACCTTCTCCGGGAAATCCCCTACGGCCAGGACACCCCGGTGAGCGAGGAGGCCCTGAGGACCCGGTACGAGGCCGACCTGGCCGACGACCTGGGGAACCTGGTGCAGCGCACCCGGGCCATGCTCCTGCGCTACGCGGAAGGGCGGGTGCCGGAGCCGGTGGCCGGGGAAGAGGTGGAGGAGGGTACCCGGCTGGCGGAGCGCCTCCGCCTTTTGGTGCGGGAGCTAAAGTTCCACGTGGCCCTCGAGGAGGCCATGGCCTACGTGAAGGGCCTGAACCGCTACATCAACGAGAGGCGCCCCTGGGAGCTATACCGCAAGGACCCGGGGGAGGCCAGGGCGGTCCTCTACCGGGTGGTGGAGGGCTTGCGCATCGCCTCCATCCTCCTCACCCCCGCCATGCCGGACAAGATAGCCGAGCTCCGCCGGGCCCTGGGGCTGAAGGAGGAGGTGCGCCTGGAGGAGGCCGAGCGCTGGGGCCTTGCCGAGCCCCTTCCCATCCCGGAGGAGGCCCCCGTGCTCTTTCCCAAGGAGGCCGCGCCGCAAAGGGCGGGGCCAGGAGGCAGCGCGGAGGTCAAGGGGCCGCAGGGCGGACGGATCGGCCTCGAGGACTTCGCCAAGGTGGAGCTGCGGGTGGCGGAGGTGGTGGCGGCAGAACGGCACCCCAACGCCGACAGGCTCCTGGTGCTGAGGCTCTCCCTGGGAAACGAGGAGCGCACGGTGGTGGCGGGCATCGCCCGCTGGTACCGCCCCGAGGAGCTCGTGGGGAAGAAGGTGGTGCTGGTGGCCAACCTCAAGCCCGCCAGGCTCCGGGGCGTGGAGAGCCAGGGCATGATCCTGGCCGCCCAGGAGGGGGATAGGCTAGCCCTGGCGACGGTGGAGGGGGATATCCCCCCGGGGGCGGTGGTCCGGTAG
- a CDS encoding S41 family peptidase translates to MKRSAWIVAGLGVLLALVYAQLPRPQAESLLQNPNGQALLEVYQRLQQDYLETLPRERLNALLEGAIGGMISSLKDPFTSYSPPQRASLRQEDLRGEFFGIGATLSPANPDGTGARIIGVMPGLPAQRAGMRAGDVILEVDGEDVTGLPLQEVVARIRGREGTQVTISVRREGVPSPLVFELVRERVEIISVSTGRIGEVGYIALETFGNFRVEDQLKRAIDELKAQGVTKLIFDLRDNGGGLLDQGCAVASAFLREGPIVYTRTRNLTRVWCEASGRPLWDGPMVVLVNGNSASASEIVAGALQDYGRAKVIGERTFGKGVGQTPYTLANGGELTLVTFEWLTPKRRALNREGLTPDLEVPDTRFPTPFSFQGAGAPPGAEITVTLNGRTVTVRADEEGKFTYAEPQRQRPLAEERGRAVLDLENDAILRRALEELGVR, encoded by the coding sequence ATGAAGCGAAGCGCGTGGATCGTCGCGGGGCTGGGCGTGCTCTTGGCCCTGGTGTACGCCCAACTGCCCCGCCCCCAGGCGGAAAGCCTTCTGCAGAACCCCAACGGCCAGGCCCTCCTCGAGGTCTACCAACGCCTGCAGCAGGACTACCTGGAAACCCTGCCCCGGGAAAGGCTCAACGCCCTTCTGGAAGGGGCCATCGGCGGCATGATCTCCTCCCTGAAGGACCCCTTCACCAGCTACTCCCCACCCCAAAGGGCAAGCCTTCGCCAGGAGGACCTCCGGGGGGAGTTCTTCGGCATCGGGGCCACCCTAAGCCCCGCCAACCCCGACGGCACCGGGGCCCGGATCATCGGGGTGATGCCAGGCCTGCCCGCCCAGCGGGCGGGGATGCGGGCGGGGGACGTGATCCTGGAGGTGGACGGGGAGGACGTCACCGGCCTCCCCCTCCAGGAGGTGGTGGCCCGGATCCGCGGGCGGGAGGGCACCCAGGTGACCATCTCCGTGCGCCGGGAAGGGGTGCCCTCCCCCCTGGTCTTCGAGCTGGTGCGGGAGCGGGTGGAGATCATCTCCGTCTCCACGGGGCGCATCGGCGAGGTGGGCTACATCGCCCTGGAGACCTTCGGCAACTTCCGGGTGGAGGACCAGCTCAAAAGGGCCATCGACGAGCTTAAGGCCCAGGGGGTGACCAAGCTCATCTTCGACCTGCGGGACAACGGGGGCGGCCTCCTGGACCAGGGCTGCGCCGTGGCCAGCGCCTTCCTCCGGGAGGGCCCCATCGTCTACACCCGCACCCGGAACCTCACCCGGGTCTGGTGCGAGGCCTCGGGGAGGCCCCTCTGGGACGGGCCCATGGTGGTCCTGGTGAACGGCAACTCCGCCTCCGCCAGCGAGATCGTGGCCGGGGCCCTCCAGGACTACGGCCGGGCCAAGGTGATCGGGGAGCGCACCTTCGGCAAGGGGGTGGGCCAGACCCCCTACACCCTGGCCAACGGGGGGGAGCTCACCCTGGTGACCTTCGAGTGGCTCACCCCCAAGCGGCGGGCCCTGAACCGGGAGGGCCTGACCCCGGACCTCGAGGTGCCGGACACCCGCTTCCCCACCCCCTTCTCCTTCCAGGGAGCGGGGGCCCCGCCGGGGGCGGAGATCACCGTGACCCTCAACGGCCGCACGGTCACGGTTCGGGCCGACGAGGAGGGGAAGTTCACCTACGCCGAGCCCCAGCGCCAGCGCCCCCTGGCCGAGGAGCGGGGCCGGGCGGTCTTGGACCTGGAGAACGACGCCATCCTGCGGCGGGCCCTGGAGGAGCTGGGCGTCCGCTAG
- the ftsE gene encoding cell division ATP-binding protein FtsE → MIAFHRVSLEYPRTGTKALYHVNLEVKKGEFVYVVGHSGAGKSTLLALILRRLLPTQGAVYFAGQNLRHLRGDQVAFHRRRIGMVFQDHRLLADMTVEENLAFVLEVQGVRRKEWPERIATALRRVGLFHKKRAFPEELSVGEAQRVALARALLLDPPVVLADEPTGNLDPGNALSVLEILKGAHARGATVVVATHSRELLEAYPARVVVLKAGQVVRDERPGEGGSIRVRESPDRGGKEGM, encoded by the coding sequence ATGATCGCCTTCCACCGGGTGAGCCTGGAGTACCCCCGGACCGGGACCAAGGCCCTTTACCACGTGAACCTGGAGGTCAAAAAGGGGGAGTTCGTCTACGTGGTGGGCCACTCGGGGGCGGGGAAGTCCACCCTGCTTGCCCTCATCCTCAGGAGGCTCCTGCCCACCCAGGGGGCGGTCTACTTCGCCGGGCAGAACCTGAGGCACCTCCGGGGGGACCAGGTGGCCTTCCACCGGCGCCGCATCGGCATGGTCTTCCAGGATCACCGCCTTCTCGCCGACATGACGGTGGAGGAGAACCTGGCTTTCGTCCTGGAGGTTCAGGGGGTCAGGCGCAAAGAATGGCCCGAGCGGATCGCCACCGCCCTGCGCCGGGTGGGGCTTTTCCACAAGAAGCGGGCCTTTCCCGAGGAGCTCTCCGTGGGGGAGGCCCAGCGGGTGGCCCTGGCCCGGGCCCTCCTCCTGGACCCCCCCGTGGTTCTGGCCGACGAGCCCACGGGCAACCTGGACCCGGGCAACGCCCTCTCCGTCCTGGAGATCCTCAAAGGGGCCCACGCCCGGGGGGCCACGGTGGTGGTGGCCACCCACAGCCGGGAGCTCCTGGAGGCCTACCCCGCCCGGGTGGTGGTCCTGAAGGCGGGGCAGGTGGTGCGGGACGAGCGCCCTGGGGAGGGTGGTAGCATAAGGGTAAGGGAAAGCCCTGACCGGGGCGGAAAGGAGGGCATGTGA
- the hpf gene encoding ribosome hibernation-promoting factor, HPF/YfiA family, translating into MNVYKLIGRNLEITDAIRDYVERKLSRLDRYQNGELMAKVVLSLAASPHVEKKAKAEVQVDLPGGLVRVEEEDPDLYAAIDRMVDRLETQLKRYRERRFIGKRHSYQGPPPPEVRDLEALRKPEEEEGPRIVRVKRFEMKPMDPEEAAFQMEALGHDFFVFRNAHTEEINVIYRRKDGNYGLIEPA; encoded by the coding sequence GTGAACGTCTACAAGCTCATCGGCCGTAACCTGGAGATCACCGACGCCATCCGGGACTACGTGGAGCGGAAGCTTTCCCGCCTGGACCGCTACCAGAACGGGGAGCTCATGGCCAAGGTGGTGCTCTCCTTGGCGGCGAGCCCCCACGTGGAGAAGAAGGCCAAGGCCGAGGTGCAGGTGGACCTCCCCGGGGGGCTCGTGCGGGTGGAGGAGGAGGACCCTGACCTCTACGCCGCCATCGACCGCATGGTGGACCGGTTGGAGACCCAGCTCAAGCGCTACCGGGAGCGCCGCTTCATCGGCAAGCGCCACTCCTACCAAGGCCCCCCGCCCCCGGAGGTGCGGGATCTGGAGGCCCTGCGCAAGCCCGAGGAGGAGGAGGGCCCCAGGATCGTGCGGGTCAAGCGCTTCGAGATGAAGCCCATGGACCCCGAGGAGGCTGCCTTCCAGATGGAGGCCCTGGGCCACGACTTCTTCGTCTTCCGGAACGCTCACACCGAGGAGATCAACGTCATCTACCGCCGCAAGGACGGGAACTACGGGCTGATCGAGCCCGCTTGA
- a CDS encoding murein hydrolase activator EnvC family protein, with protein sequence MRWLWPLLLLPLLALAQDVATQERRVRSLEEELARARTLERQMEARVQALNRELARLSQRTQNLLAEKTRLEGEIARLEGERAALRREVARLQGEVRRTEERIARLERDLESLKDRLQALMQSLHRERAGRYLPLLRAQSFTDLAVRARWVGYISRRDAEVVRAIQTTLQALRAERERLGLLLADLSAREEALARAQRGLEARQEELTATLEALRQEEEGTRALLREALGERQRLQGNLAALQARILAERQRLLELQRQEEERRRQEALRRQAAARPAQVVVPPPPLPAAVGRLAFPVPGGRVLIPYGQEGPFQVIQAPAAGSPVQAAADGYVAGILYLPNLGYTVMLVHTETLATVYTNLQEPLVGEGEGVRRGQVLGYTGGGLLIRPEELEFRVAVRVGLETRFVDPAAYY encoded by the coding sequence ATGCGGTGGCTTTGGCCCCTTCTCCTCCTGCCCCTCCTGGCCCTGGCCCAGGACGTGGCCACCCAGGAGCGGCGGGTGCGCTCCCTGGAAGAGGAGCTGGCCCGGGCCCGGACCCTGGAGCGGCAGATGGAGGCGAGGGTCCAGGCCCTGAACCGGGAGCTGGCCCGCCTCTCCCAAAGGACGCAGAACCTGCTGGCGGAGAAGACCCGCCTCGAGGGGGAGATCGCCCGGCTGGAAGGGGAGCGGGCCGCCCTGAGGCGGGAGGTGGCCCGCCTGCAGGGGGAGGTGCGGCGCACGGAGGAGCGCATCGCCCGGCTGGAAAGGGACCTGGAAAGCCTTAAGGATCGGCTGCAGGCCCTGATGCAAAGCCTCCACCGGGAGCGGGCGGGAAGATACCTACCCCTCCTCCGGGCCCAGTCCTTCACCGACCTGGCGGTGCGGGCCCGGTGGGTGGGGTACATCTCCCGGCGGGACGCGGAGGTGGTGCGGGCCATCCAGACCACCCTCCAGGCCCTGAGGGCCGAGCGGGAGCGCCTCGGCCTCCTCCTCGCCGACCTCTCCGCCCGGGAGGAGGCCCTGGCCCGGGCGCAAAGGGGCCTGGAGGCGCGGCAGGAGGAGCTTACCGCTACCCTGGAGGCCCTGAGGCAGGAGGAGGAGGGCACCCGCGCCCTCCTCCGGGAAGCCCTAGGGGAGAGGCAGCGCCTGCAGGGGAACCTGGCGGCCCTTCAGGCCCGGATCCTGGCCGAACGGCAGCGGCTTTTGGAGCTCCAGCGCCAGGAGGAGGAGAGAAGGCGGCAGGAGGCCCTGAGGCGCCAGGCCGCGGCCCGGCCGGCCCAGGTGGTGGTCCCTCCCCCACCCCTCCCCGCCGCCGTGGGGCGCCTGGCCTTCCCCGTTCCCGGGGGCCGGGTCCTGATCCCTTACGGGCAGGAAGGCCCCTTCCAGGTGATCCAGGCCCCCGCGGCGGGGAGCCCGGTACAGGCGGCGGCCGACGGCTACGTGGCCGGCATCCTCTACCTCCCCAACCTGGGTTACACGGTGATGCTGGTGCACACGGAGACCCTGGCCACCGTCTACACCAACCTGCAGGAGCCCCTGGTGGGGGAGGGGGAGGGGGTGCGCCGGGGGCAGGTTCTGGGCTACACGGGGGGTGGCCTCCTCATCCGCCCGGAGGAGCTGGAGTTCCGGGTGGCGGTGCGGGTGGGCCTGGAGACCCGCTTCGTGGACCCGGCGGCCTACTACTAA
- a CDS encoding cell division protein FtsX: MYALREALRQILRHPTSSLATFFTALVSFALLYFLGLLLWNLERVVQGLERELEVAAFLAREADVEALLGEVQNWPEVRAVRLEPKEEALAQLILDYPYLAEARDLVENPLPDTLRLKLSEPEAVREVAERLRRLPGVEGVEYGGELTERLVQVMAGSRVAMGLLVGLLLLNTFFSVMGAIRLSVESRREALGIMLLVGATRRFVQGPFVLEGVLLTLGAGILAVLFGGLLYRALAQAAQGLLPFLPVLGQDDLLRTGGVVLLLALVLGAGGAFMASRAHLKEA, translated from the coding sequence GTGTACGCCCTCCGCGAGGCCCTGCGCCAGATCCTCCGCCACCCCACCTCTAGCCTCGCCACCTTCTTCACCGCCCTGGTCTCCTTCGCCCTCCTCTACTTCCTGGGCCTTCTCCTTTGGAACCTGGAGCGGGTGGTGCAGGGCCTGGAGCGGGAGCTGGAGGTGGCGGCCTTTCTGGCCAGGGAGGCCGACGTGGAAGCCCTCCTGGGCGAGGTCCAGAACTGGCCCGAGGTCAGGGCGGTGCGCCTGGAGCCCAAGGAGGAGGCCCTGGCCCAGCTGATCCTGGACTACCCCTACCTGGCCGAGGCCCGCGACCTGGTGGAAAACCCCCTCCCCGACACCCTCAGGCTCAAGCTGAGCGAGCCGGAAGCGGTGCGGGAGGTGGCGGAACGGCTGAGGCGGCTTCCCGGGGTGGAGGGGGTGGAGTACGGAGGGGAGCTTACGGAACGCCTGGTACAGGTGATGGCGGGAAGCCGGGTGGCCATGGGCCTTCTGGTGGGGCTTCTCCTCCTCAACACCTTCTTCAGCGTCATGGGGGCCATCCGGCTCAGCGTGGAAAGCCGAAGGGAGGCTTTGGGTATCATGCTCCTGGTGGGCGCCACGCGGCGGTTCGTCCAGGGCCCCTTCGTGCTGGAGGGGGTCCTCCTCACCCTAGGGGCGGGGATTCTGGCCGTCCTCTTCGGCGGGCTCCTCTACCGGGCCCTGGCCCAGGCCGCCCAGGGCCTCCTCCCCTTCCTCCCCGTCCTGGGCCAGGACGACCTCCTGCGCACCGGGGGGGTGGTCCTCCTCCTGGCCCTGGTCCTGGGCGCGGGGGGGGCCTTCATGGCCAGCCGGGCCCACCTGAAGGAGGCCTGA